The following coding sequences lie in one Heteronotia binoei isolate CCM8104 ecotype False Entrance Well chromosome 6, APGP_CSIRO_Hbin_v1, whole genome shotgun sequence genomic window:
- the INA gene encoding alpha-internexin, which translates to MNFGSDPHYLASSYRKIFGEPPRFSSRLGSYRSHSASRSSSSSSSHAVSYRLAQLQAESLDLSQATALSDEFRLTRTNEKEQLQGLNDRFAGYIEKVRQLEQHNRLLEAELGALRQRHAEPSRLAELFQGELRELRAQLDDSEAARAQLALDRERLAEDVQRLRARCEEEARARAEAEQALRAQQLEVDGATLARLALEKKVEALLDELAFVRKVHAEELAELSAALQAPPLAAAEPDSTKADLTAALKELRAQYEGLAAKNLQAADEWYRAKFANLSEQAARSHEAIRASREEIGEYRRQLQARTLEVESLRGANESLERQLRDTEERHSAEALGFQDTISQLESDLRETKSEMARHLREYQDLLNVKMALDIEIAAYRKLLEGEETRFSTSSISISPLNPLSNPSYSFQPRLFSSSVTSSSKISPTLSFKKEEKEEATKMASKISSQVGEAFAEMIEETITSTKKTERTNLEEGSTANQKM; encoded by the exons ATGAACTTCGGCTCGGATCCCCACTACCTGGCCTCCTCCTACCGGAAGATCTTCGGGGAGCCGCCGCGCTTCTCCTCTCGCCTGGGCAGCTACCGCTCGCACTCGGCctcccgcagcagcagcagcagcagcagccatgcGGTCTCGTACCGGCTGGCCCAGCTGCAGGCGGAGAGCCTGGACCTGAGCCAGGCGACGGCACTCAGCGACGAGTTCCGCCTGACCCGCACCAACGAGAAGGAGCAGCTGCAGGGCCTCAACGACCGCTTCGCCGGCTACATCGAGAAGGTGCGCCAGCTGGAGCAGCACAACCGCCTGCTGGAGGCCGAACTGGGCGCGCTGCGGCAGCGACACGCCGAGCCCAGCCGCCTGGCCGAGCTCTTCCAGGGCGAGCTGCGCGAGCTGCGGGCCCAGCTCGACGACAGCGAGGCGGCGCGGGCCCAGCTGGCCCTGGACCGGGAGCGGCTGGCCGAGGACGTGCAGCGCTTGCGGGCGCGCTGCGAGGAGGAGGCGCGGGCGCGGGCCGAGGCGGAGCAGGCGCTGCGGGCCCAGCAGCTGGAGGTGGACGGCGCCACCCTGGCGCGCCTGGCGTTGGAGAAGAAGGTGGAGGCGCTGCTCGACGAGCTGGCCTTCGTGCGCAAGGTGCACgccgaggagctggccgagctgagCGCCGCCCTGCAGGCGCCACCCCTGGCCGCCGCCGAGCCCGACTCCACCAAGGCAGACCTGACGGCGGCGCTCAAGGAGCTGCGCGCCCAGTACGAGGGGCTGGCCGCCAAGAACCTGCAGGCGGCCGACGAGTGGTACCGCGCCAAGTTCGCCAACCTCAGCGAGCAGGCGGCGCGCAGCCACGAGGCCATCCGGGCCAGCCGCGAGGAGATCGGCGAGTACCGCCGCCAGCTCCAGGCCCGCACGCTCGAGGTGGAGAGCCTGCGCGGCGCCAACGAGTCCCTCGAGCGGCAGCTGCGCGACACCGAGGAGCGCCACAGCGCCGAGGCCCTCGGCTTCCAG GACACAATCAGTCAGCTAGAAAGTGATCTGAGAGAAACTAAGAGTGAAATGGCTCGGCATCTGAGGGAATACCAAGACTTGCTCAATGTTAAAATGGCTCTGGATATAGAGATAGCAGCATACAG GAAGCTGCTGGAAGGTGAGGAGACACGATTTAGCACCTCAAGCATCAGCATCTCACCTCTAAACCCCCTTTCCAATCCAAGCTATTCCTTCCAGCCCCGACTCTTCAGTTCATCTGTGACCAGCAGCTCCAAAATATCCCCCACTCTTTCTTttaagaaggaggagaaagaagaggctaCTAAGA